A stretch of Henckelia pumila isolate YLH828 chromosome 4, ASM3356847v2, whole genome shotgun sequence DNA encodes these proteins:
- the LOC140862604 gene encoding uncharacterized protein — protein MNGRDIIVEGVNGRLLNIQNVVGYYDPLQYPLLLPYGTYGWDMNSRNIDGSRLTCLEYYSYILQIRANDSSLFLRGGRLLQQYVVDNYVKIETQRLRWIRTNQQNIRSELYQGLQDCLDGGENIAGNVGRRIVLPSSFAGSPRDMYQRYQDAMTLVQTYGKPDLFITMTCNPNWNEIKEKLLPGQSPQDRPDLITRVFKAKFEEFKKDVVEKGVLGKVLSYSYVIEYQKRGLPHVHMLLIFETNDKLHNPDDFDSVVRAEIPSQTDEPRLYEAVVRHMIHGPCGLLNPRSPCMRDGICKKKFPKPFTSYTTRGNDSYPIYRRREAASVPVSENGQVMVDNVCGGIKCVKYIYKYIHKGPDRVALELRNEHNYDEIQQFVDGRWICAPEALWRIFCFEFSRMYPSVFRQQIHIPNQQSIRFSADEHVSDIIGDDDNSKTMLTEFFTANHDTSLTERYLYRKFPQHYRWVQSQKKWVPRRAYNKVVGRIYVVSPSEVLVFCQPTRVRELWNEFHPYMSEDYGIIEEELAIQISDEDFRSVENLNSQHRAAFDSVVQTYLRKKGKILIAVATSGISATLLPGGRTAHSRLKIPLNPTVETLCNIEKQKDLAELIRHASGVVWDEAPMANRYAFESVNKTFQDIMENMLPFGGKTMIFGGDFRQVLPIVKRGSAREQIAASISRSTFWNNVNVIHLYQNMRSAEDIEFSQLLLRIGDGLQHCVNGDFIKLPDSMVIPWENEHSISQLIDFVFPHMVEHINDANYMVSRAIITPKNADVDKINELLISKFPGEERE, from the exons ATGAATGGTAGAGATATTATAGTCGAAGGAGTTAATGGACGTCTTCTGAATATTCAAAACGTGGTGGGATATTATGATCCTTTGCAATATCCACTTCTTCTACCATATGGAACATATGGCTGGGATATGAATAGTCGCAATATTGATGGAAGTCGACTGACATGTTTAGAATATTATTCCTACATTTTACAG ATACGAGCAAATGATTCATCATTATTCTTACGAGGAGGTCGTCTACTACAACAATATGTTGTTGACAATTACGTGAAGATTGAAACGCAACGGTTGAGATGGATTCGCACAAATCAGCAAAATATTCGATCAGAACTTTACCAAGGATTACAAGATTGTTTGGATGGCGGTGAAAATATTGCag GAAACGTCGGTCGTAGAATAGTACTTCCATCATCTTTCGCTGGAAGCCCACGTGATATGTATCAAAGATATCAGGATGCAATGACTTTGGTACAAACATATGGAAAGCCAGATTTATTTATTACAATGACATGCAATCCAAATTGGAACGAAATAAAAGAGAAACTATTACCTGGCCAATCACCTCAAGATCGTCCAGATTTGATAACAAGGGTATTCAAGGCAAAATTCGAAGAATTCAAGAAAGATGTTGTTGAGAAAGGGGTTTTAGGAAAAGTACTTTCTTACTCATATGTTATCGAATACCAAAAGAGAGGTTTACCTCACGTTCATATGTTGCTCATTTTTGAAACCAATGACAAGTTGCACAATCCTGATGACTTTGATTCAGTTGTACGTGCTGAAATACCATCACAAACAGATGAACCCCGTTTGTACGAAGCTGTAGTTCGCCACATGATACATGGACCATGTGGATTACTAAACCCTCGGAGTCCATGTATGCGAGATGGTATTTGCAAGAAGAAATTCCCTAAACCCTTCACATCATACACGACTCGAGGAAATGATTCATATCCTATATATCGAAGACGTGAAGCTGCATCAGTCCCAGTTAGTGAAAATGGTCAAGTAATGGTTGACAATG TGTGCGGCGGGATAAAATGTGTCAAATACATTTATAAGTACATTCATAAAGGACCTGATAGAGTGGCGTTAGAATTACGCAATGAACATAACTATGATGAAATACAACAATTCGTAGATGGAAGGTGGATTTGTGCACCTGAGGCATTATGGagaattttttgttttgaatttagtCGAATGTATCCGTCAGTCTTTAGACAGCAAATACATATACCAAATCAACAGTCAATTAGATTCAGCGCAGATGAGCATGTAAGTGATATAATTGGAGATGATGATAACTCAAAGACAATGCTGACAGAATTTTTCACAGCGAATCATGATACTTCATTAACTGAGAGATATTTGTATAGAAAATTTCCACAACATTACAGATGGGTACAATCTCAAAAAAAATGGGTTCCACGGAGGGCCTACAACAAAGTTGTTGGGAGGATATATGTTGTGTCCCCATCTGAAG TATTGGTCTTTTGTCAACCAACACGAGTTAGAGAACTTTGGAATGAGTTTCATCCTTATATGTCTGAGGATTACG GGATAATTGAGGAGGAGCTTGCTATTCAAATTTCAGATGAAGATTTCAGATCTGTCGAAAACTTAAATTCTCAACATAGGGCGGCATTTGACAGTGTTGTGCAAA CGTATTTaagaaagaaaggaaaaatTCTAATTGCAGTTGCAACTTCAGGAATATCCGCTACTTTATTGCCAGGTGGAAGGACTGCACATTCACGTCTTAAAATTCCACTTAATCCAACAGTAGAAACTCTTTGCAACATTGAAAAACAAAAAGATCTTGCGGAGTTGATCAGACATGCATCAGGTGTTGTGTGGGACGAAGCTCCGATGGCTAATCGTTATGCCTTTGAATCTGTCAACAAAACTTTTCAAGACATTATGGAAAATATGTTGCCATTTGGTGGGAAAACTATGATTTTCGGTGGAGATTTTCGTCAAGTATTACCTATCGTTAAGAGAGGATCCGCACGAGAACAAATTGCTGCAAGCATTTCAAGGTCGACATTTTGGAATAATGTTAATGTAATACATCTTTATCAAAATATGAGATCTGCAGAAGACATTGAGTTCTCACAATTACTACTACGCATAGGCGATGGTTTGCAACATTGCGTAAATggtgattttataaaattaccaGATTCAATGGTCATACCATGGGAAAACGAACATTCAATTTCTCAATTGATTGATTTTGTTTTTCCACATATGGTAGAACATATCAATGATGCAAACTATATGGTCAGCAGAGCCATCATTACTCCAAAAAATGCCGATGTTGATAAAATAAATGAATTGCTCATTTCAAAATTTCCTGGGGAAGAAAGAGAATAG
- the LOC140862605 gene encoding ATP-dependent DNA helicase RRM3-like yields the protein MLLRNVGPELGLCNGTRLICRNLYRNFIDAEIIAGPHKGTRYFLHRMPLKSELDSGLPFELTRKQFPIRLSFALTINKAQGQTIPNVGIFLRDHVFSHGQLYVALSRGVSQQSTKVLIRDGKLNHRSGVYTKNVV from the coding sequence ATGCTCTTACGAAATGTGGGACCTGAACTTGGACTATGCAATGGAACAAGGTTGATATGTCGTAATCTTTACAGAAATTTCATAGATGCTGAGATTATAGCGGGTCCTCACAAAGGCACAAGATATTTTCTCCACCGAATGCCTTTGAAAAGTGAACTTGATTCTGGATTGCCATTTGAGTTGACACGTAAACAATTTCCTATAAGATTGAGTTTTGCTCTGACAATAAATAAAGCACAAGGACAAACTATACCAAATGTAGGTATATTTTTACGTGATCATGTGTTCAGCCACGGTCAACTCTACGTTGCACTTTCAAGAGGAGTTTCACAACAATCCACAAAAGTTTTGATCAGAGATGGAAAACTGAATCATAGATCTGGTGTTTACACCAAAAACGTTGTTTAA